A genomic segment from Cryptosporangium phraense encodes:
- a CDS encoding CAP domain-containing protein, which produces MRNTTVRTKLAFGVLTAAIFTTMAVGAGSAASAAEYPSGGYDNYRYSTSYGPWVKRHSQRPVSTTVQQAAPVKTAPVNTAPATPAPAAPANTVTATGPTATGGNNAPVQAVLLQINKVRAAAGAKALTLNNQLVSAAHQHNLTMAGGCGLSHQCAGEGNGGARISAQGLKWSAWAENIGYGTTSAATDAAHTAVATKITQSMIDEVAPNDGHRRNILNPSLSQIGIDLYRDSNGTLWMTQDFAN; this is translated from the coding sequence GTGCGAAACACCACCGTGCGTACGAAGCTCGCTTTCGGCGTTCTGACCGCCGCGATCTTCACCACGATGGCTGTCGGTGCGGGCTCCGCGGCGTCGGCTGCCGAGTACCCGTCCGGGGGTTACGACAACTACCGCTACAGCACCTCGTACGGCCCGTGGGTCAAGCGTCACTCGCAGCGCCCGGTGTCGACGACCGTGCAGCAGGCCGCCCCGGTCAAGACCGCCCCGGTGAACACCGCCCCCGCTACCCCCGCCCCGGCCGCTCCGGCCAACACCGTGACCGCGACCGGACCGACCGCGACCGGCGGGAACAACGCCCCGGTGCAGGCCGTCCTGCTCCAGATCAACAAGGTGCGGGCCGCGGCCGGCGCCAAGGCGCTGACGCTGAACAACCAGCTCGTCTCGGCCGCCCACCAGCACAACCTGACGATGGCCGGCGGGTGCGGGCTCTCCCACCAGTGCGCCGGTGAGGGCAACGGTGGCGCGCGGATCAGCGCGCAGGGCCTGAAGTGGTCGGCGTGGGCCGAGAACATCGGCTACGGCACCACGTCGGCCGCGACCGACGCCGCTCACACCGCGGTCGCCACCAAGATCACCCAGAGCATGATCGACGAGGTGGCCCCGAACGACGGTCACCGTCGGAACATCCTCAACCCGTCCCTGAGCCAGATCGGCATCGACCTCTACCGCGACAGCAACGGCACCCTCTGGATGACCCAGGATTTCGCCAACTGA
- a CDS encoding LacI family DNA-binding transcriptional regulator yields MSPRLADVAVKAGVSEATVSRVLNDKAGVSPATRQAVLAALDILGYERPARLQQRSAGLIGLITPELDNPIFPAFAQIIEQGLSMQGFTAVLCTQVPGGMTEDAFTEVLIERGVAGIVFVSGLHADSTADVERYNRLAARQLPIVLINGYQPGVAAPFVSADDRAAIRQSVSHLVSLGHEKIGLAVGPRRFVPVQRKVSVFVELLGADAPIEHTFFTVEGGHAAAATLIAQGCTAVICGNDLMALGAIRAVRDLGRSVPADVSVIGFDDSPLVGFTDPPLTTVRQPVPAMGTAAVQMLLDELHGVPGPKSEFVFQPELVVRGSTGSGPRVR; encoded by the coding sequence ATGAGCCCCCGGCTTGCTGACGTCGCCGTCAAGGCCGGCGTGAGCGAGGCGACGGTCAGCCGGGTCCTCAACGACAAGGCCGGCGTGTCACCGGCGACGCGGCAGGCCGTGCTGGCCGCGCTCGACATCCTCGGGTACGAACGGCCGGCCCGGCTCCAGCAGCGCAGCGCCGGCCTGATCGGACTCATCACCCCGGAGCTCGACAACCCGATCTTCCCGGCGTTCGCCCAGATCATCGAGCAGGGCCTGTCGATGCAGGGCTTCACCGCGGTGCTGTGCACCCAGGTCCCAGGCGGCATGACCGAGGACGCGTTCACCGAGGTGCTGATCGAGCGGGGCGTCGCCGGGATCGTGTTCGTCTCCGGGCTGCACGCCGACAGCACCGCCGACGTCGAGCGGTACAACCGCCTGGCGGCCCGCCAGTTACCGATCGTCCTGATCAACGGTTACCAGCCGGGCGTCGCGGCCCCGTTCGTCTCGGCCGACGACCGGGCCGCGATCCGCCAGTCGGTGTCGCATCTGGTGAGTCTCGGGCACGAGAAGATCGGGCTGGCCGTGGGGCCGCGGCGGTTCGTCCCGGTGCAGCGGAAGGTCTCGGTCTTCGTCGAGCTGCTGGGCGCCGACGCCCCGATCGAGCACACGTTCTTCACCGTCGAGGGCGGCCACGCGGCCGCGGCGACGCTGATCGCCCAGGGCTGCACGGCGGTGATCTGCGGCAACGACCTGATGGCCCTGGGGGCGATCCGGGCCGTCCGCGACCTCGGCCGCTCGGTGCCCGCCGACGTCTCGGTGATCGGCTTCGACGACTCCCCGCTGGTGGGGTTCACCGATCCGCCGCTGACGACCGTGCGCCAGCCGGTGCCGGCCATGGGCACGGCCGCGGTCCAGATGCTGCTGGACGAGCTCCACGGCGTGCCCGGCCCGAAGTCGGAGTTCGTCTTCCAGCCCGAGTTGGTGGTCCGAGGCTCGACGGGCTCCGGCCCGCGCGTCCGCTGA
- a CDS encoding type IV toxin-antitoxin system AbiEi family antitoxin domain-containing protein, with the protein MNLDALLAVQQGVISRRQVLACGLSDEAIRWRLRRGLWRRVLPGLFATFGGPLEHEQRMIVAALVGGDGAQITGVAALRFHRVRYLPDDPRIHVLVPADRVRRSRGFVVVSRTSRPDPHPVLRPALDVCSPARAGADAARTGYPRRAVRAMLADLLQRRRVTIAALDAEYRTGPSRGSRLLREVLDELGAGVRSATEAELRALALASDVLPPIRWNPALRAADGTRLPTPDGWIEDVGLAFELDSAEFHTSLEDYERTRDRHNRLAAHGVLTLHFSPADVRKNPRRVLDVIERAYRRRPPGFSGVRAVDEGLLVP; encoded by the coding sequence GTGAACCTCGACGCCCTCCTCGCCGTTCAACAGGGCGTGATCTCCCGCCGCCAGGTCCTCGCGTGCGGGCTGAGCGACGAGGCAATTCGCTGGCGTCTGCGCCGCGGACTGTGGCGACGCGTCCTCCCCGGCCTGTTCGCGACCTTCGGCGGGCCGCTCGAGCACGAGCAGCGCATGATCGTGGCGGCTCTCGTCGGAGGCGATGGCGCGCAGATCACGGGCGTCGCGGCACTGCGGTTCCATCGGGTGAGGTACCTGCCGGACGACCCACGCATTCACGTCCTGGTGCCGGCGGACCGGGTGCGGCGTTCGCGCGGCTTCGTCGTGGTGTCGCGGACTTCCCGGCCGGATCCGCACCCGGTTCTGCGTCCGGCGTTGGACGTCTGCTCGCCCGCCCGGGCCGGTGCCGACGCCGCCCGCACCGGCTACCCGAGGCGCGCGGTGAGGGCGATGCTGGCCGACCTGCTCCAGCGTCGGCGCGTCACGATCGCAGCGCTCGACGCCGAGTACCGGACCGGCCCGAGCCGGGGGAGCCGGCTGCTCCGCGAGGTACTCGACGAACTCGGAGCGGGCGTACGTTCGGCAACGGAGGCCGAGCTTCGTGCCCTCGCGCTGGCCAGCGACGTGTTGCCGCCGATCCGGTGGAATCCCGCGCTGCGCGCCGCCGACGGTACGCGGCTACCCACGCCCGACGGCTGGATCGAGGACGTCGGCCTCGCCTTCGAGCTGGATTCGGCCGAGTTCCACACGTCGCTGGAGGACTACGAGCGGACCAGGGATCGGCACAATCGCCTGGCCGCGCACGGCGTCCTCACGCTGCATTTCAGCCCGGCCGACGTGCGGAAGAATCCCCGCCGGGTGCTCGACGTCATCGAGCGCGCCTACCGCAGACGGCCGCCGGGCTTCTCCGGCGTGCGGGCGGTGGACGAAGGTTTGCTGGTGCCCTGA
- a CDS encoding TIGR03619 family F420-dependent LLM class oxidoreductase, which translates to MDIGFGLPVSGSWATPENVVTVARHAEELGYRTLWSFQRLLVPEAQPLPPAYASVLDPIVSLAFAAATTGRIGLGTAIINAPFLAPAVLGQQLATLDVLSRGRLITGLGLGWIPAEFSATNVPFEQRGARLEEYLHALDAVWGPDPVAFEGEFYRVEPSTVLPKPVQAPRPPILLGGAAPRALDRAGRLADGWISASRFDLTQLGDAIGTVRAGAEKAGRDPDALRFVCRGVAVVGPRKRMLTGSLKEIRADFPALAAQGVTEVFVDLNFDPAVGSPDADPVASLRHALTVLDALAP; encoded by the coding sequence ATGGACATCGGATTCGGACTGCCGGTCTCCGGCTCCTGGGCCACGCCGGAGAACGTGGTCACGGTCGCGCGGCACGCCGAGGAACTCGGCTACCGGACGCTCTGGTCGTTCCAGCGGCTGCTCGTCCCCGAGGCGCAGCCGCTCCCGCCGGCCTACGCGAGCGTGCTCGACCCGATCGTCTCGCTGGCCTTCGCCGCCGCGACGACCGGACGCATCGGCCTCGGCACCGCGATCATCAACGCGCCGTTCCTCGCCCCGGCCGTGCTCGGGCAGCAGCTGGCCACGCTGGACGTGCTCTCCCGCGGCCGCTTGATCACCGGGCTCGGCCTGGGCTGGATACCGGCCGAGTTCTCGGCGACCAACGTGCCGTTCGAGCAACGCGGGGCCCGGCTCGAGGAGTACCTGCACGCGCTGGACGCGGTCTGGGGCCCGGACCCCGTCGCGTTCGAGGGCGAGTTCTACCGGGTCGAACCGTCCACTGTGCTGCCGAAGCCGGTGCAGGCACCGCGGCCGCCGATCCTGCTGGGCGGCGCCGCACCCCGGGCCCTTGACCGCGCCGGGCGGCTCGCCGACGGCTGGATCAGCGCCAGCCGGTTCGATCTCACCCAGCTCGGCGACGCGATCGGCACGGTCCGCGCGGGCGCCGAGAAGGCCGGTCGCGACCCGGACGCGCTGCGGTTCGTCTGCCGGGGGGTGGCGGTCGTCGGGCCGCGCAAGCGGATGCTGACCGGCTCGCTGAAGGAGATCCGCGCCGACTTCCCGGCGCTCGCGGCCCAGGGCGTCACCGAGGTGTTCGTCGACCTGAACTTCGATCCGGCGGTCGGTTCACCGGACGCCGACCCGGTGGCCTCGCTGCGGCACGCGCTCACCGTCCTGGATGCGCTCGCCCCCTAG